GGAGATGTGGCCTTCTTTCAAGAGCAAAGCACCCGCTTTCTGTCGCAATTCGGACAACCGTTCCTGCTCAAGTCTTTGCGCAAGCTGATTGGCCAAAGTGCACCTGCCGCTATCGAAGCCGATTTGCCTCCCGAAACGGTTCCGATGCGGCGCCATAGGCGTTTATATTTATTGATACGCAAAAGGTAATTTATTAATGCAGCAATTCTCTCGTCGGCGCGTCTCCATCTTCGTTGATGGGGCAAACATGTTCTACACACAGAAGAAAGGTCTCGGCTGGTTCTTTGACCCTGCCAAGCTCCTGAAAGTGCTGCGTGGCGATGATGAATTGACGGACGCCTATTGGTATATGGGTCTGAAGCAGCCGCCCGACCCGCGAGACGAAAACTTCGTTCGCTTTCTCTCCTACGCGGGCTACGTCGTGAGAACCAAAGGTCTGAAAACGATCTATGACAGCGAAACGGGGGAGACCACGCAAAAAGCGAATCTCGACGTCGAAATTGTCATGGACATGTTTAACACGATCGAGAATTTCGATAAGGCGATTCTGCTGTCAGGTGACGGAGACTTTGAACGCGCGCTTGAACTGCTTCGATCGCGAGGCCGACAAATCTGTGTTGTTTCCACGCAAAACTGGATTGCCGCTGAATTGCGGCAGGCCATCGGATCTCACTTTATTGACCTGCAGGACCTTCGTGCGCAGATTGAGCGCTCCGCACCAGAACCGCGTGAACACAAAGCTCTTCCCGAACATCCCGCCGATCCCTTTCGTTCCGGCGGGTTTCCCGCACCGTGAGTGAGAGCTTTGAAAACCGCGACGCGCTGTCTGCAGCTATCTTGACATGTATCGGAAAGTGGCGAGACAGACCCGGCGAAGCGGACCTGCATGCCGCAGATTGCGAACAACTGCTCTCTGAATACTCGGCCGAAGAGTCCTTCCGCATTCTCGAACTTGGAAATTCTGCTGCCGATGCCATCGAGCGGGTTCCCGAAT
This region of bacterium genomic DNA includes:
- a CDS encoding NYN domain-containing protein, translating into MQQFSRRRVSIFVDGANMFYTQKKGLGWFFDPAKLLKVLRGDDELTDAYWYMGLKQPPDPRDENFVRFLSYAGYVVRTKGLKTIYDSETGETTQKANLDVEIVMDMFNTIENFDKAILLSGDGDFERALELLRSRGRQICVVSTQNWIAAELRQAIGSHFIDLQDLRAQIERSAPEPREHKALPEHPADPFRSGGFPAP